A segment of the Pedosphaera parvula Ellin514 genome:
GGCGGCGTCCATGGACTCCAGGTTGGACATGTTTTTGAACCCGCGATAATTGTAGCTCAGAATCATGGCCACGAAGGCGAAGATTATCAGGGCATATTTCAGATAGCGTGTGCCGCCACCTTCTTCGGCACGATGAATCCAGTCTTGAATAAACGGCATTATTAAAATCCTTCCAGATGGTAGCTATGCAATTTGCGATGCAGTGTGCGGCGGCTCATGCCAATTTTGGCTGCGGCCAAAGTCCGGTTCCCGTTGGCCTCCTTCAGCGCGCGGAGAATTAGTTGTTTTTCAGCTTCTTTTACAGTCATGTCATTGGTTGCCAAATTTTTTTTGGGGTCACCGGCCAAAGCCGTGCCACCGCCTCCGGAGCGAGTTGATGGCGGCAGGTCGCGCAAGGTGATACGATCCCCTCTGCATAACACGACCGCATGCTCAATGGCTGCCCGCAGTTCACGGACATTGCCCGGCCATGGATAATTAATCAAGGCTTCCAAAGCTTCGGCGGTATAATCTTTGACCGGTTTCCCCATTTCAGTGGCGAACTCGCTCAGGAAGCCCTGGGCCAAAAGTGGAATGTCTCCGGCACGCTCGCGGAGGGGAGGGAGACGGATGGGAACAATGCTCAGGCGGAAAAAGAGGTCTTCACGGAAGGTGCCGGCTTTGACCATCTCCTCCAGATTTTTGTTGGTGGCGGCAATCAGGCGGACATCGGCAGTCAGGGTCTTATTGGAACCGAGCCTCTCAAAAGTTCTTTCGCCCAAAAAGCGGAGCAGCTTGACCTGCGTGCTGGCATCAATTTCACCAATTTCGTCAAAAAACAAGGTGCCACCCTGAGCCTGCTCGATGCGGCCGATGCGGCGCTCGTGTGCGCCGGTAAAAGCGCCCTTCTCATGGCCGAATAGTTCGCTTTCCAACAGGGTGGGAGGCAGTCCGGCGCAATGGACGGTGACCATGGACTGTTTGCTGCGGGGACTGAGTTGATGTATGGCGCGGGCGATGAGCTCCTTGCCGGTGCCGCTCTCGCCGAGCAACAGAACGGTGGAGCGGTGGGGGGCGACTTGTCGGACGGCGTCGAAGACCTCCTGCATCGCAGGTGATTCGCCAACAATGTTCTCCATGCCAAACCTGGTCTCAAGTTGCGCGCGCAGGCTGGCGTTTTCAACCTCAAGGTCCTGCTGGCGAACCGCGCGGGCAATCCGCATTTCAAGTTCATCAATCTGCAGGCGGCCCTTGGCAATGTAATCATCCGCGCCTCGCTTCATGGCATCCACGGCAAGTTCTTCCGAGCCGTAGGCGGTCATGAGAATGCAGATGGGAGGCTTGGAAAGCGATTTGGCGCGAGTAATCAATTTCATCCCGTCTTCGTTCGGGAGGCGAAAGTCGGTCAGCAGGATGGTGAAGTGCTCACGTTCGAGAAGTTCCATGGCGGCCTTGGCATCTTCCGCCACGTAGACGTCGTAACGATCTTCCAAAGCAGCGCGCAAACCGTCACGCGTGGGCTTTTCATCGTCGACTATCAGCAGCATTGGTTTCTCGGTCAATTTCATGTCTCACGTTTGCCGACCTATTTTTTATCCGTGGACGCGTCATTGAGCAAGCGCGGTGAACGCTCGTGCAAAGGCAACCAGATGCGGAAAGTAGTGCCTCTGCCGACGTGGCTTTCCAGTTCAATTCTGCCGTTATGGGCGCGAACGATGCGTTGCACAATCATCAATCCCAGTCCCGAACCCTTTTTTTTGGTCGTATAAAAAGGGTCGAAAATTCGATTAATCTGCTCCTGGGGTATGCCGCCTCCGGTATCCGCCACACTCACCCAGACACCATCCAGCCCTTTGCCGGTTTGCAGGGTGAGAACCCCGCCCTTGGTCATGGCCTGCATGGCATTTTTGAAAAGGTTGACCAATACCTGCTGGAGCTGGACGGAGTCGATCGGAGCGCTTGGCAACTGGCGAAGGAGCTTTTCCTTCACTGTCAGGCCGCGGTTGTCCAGTTCCGGGCGGAGCAGGGTGACGGTTTTTTCGACGACCTCGTTAAGCGAGGTCGGCTTTAGTTGAGGAGGAGTTGGACGCAGGGCCTGGAGGAACTGGGTAATGATATAGTCGAGCCGGTTGATTTCGCCTTTGGCAACGCCCAGATACTGTTCCATTTTGGCAGTGATTTCGCTGAGGTCATCGGAGACGGTGCTTGCCTGAGCACGAGCCGCGCGACGGGCCCGCAGTCCACCGGTGGCCACCTGCTCAGTTGGCAAAGAGCGAAGCTTCTTCAACTCGCGCTCCATGAGCTGGAGATGGATGTGCAGTGCGTTCAAGGGATTTCCGATTTCATGAGCTACACTGGCAGCAAGCAGAGTGAGCGCCTGAACACGTTCGCTTTCGATGGCTTCGAAGGTCTTCTGACGAGCCTCCGTGGCGTCGTGCAGGATCAGGGCCAGGCCGGAAGTGCCCACGGCTTCGCCGTCCAGCGGCGCGGCGTAAAGCCGGATGAAGCGCGGGCGTGGAAAATTGACTTCAAACTCGTGCCGAACCACGCGCTGGCCGCCGGCGGTATCCATTGCGGCAAGCTTTTTCCAATTCATTTCCGGGAGGAAGTCCGAAATGGGACGACCTTCGGCGTCATCAGATTTCAAGCCGAGGAGTTGGGTGACCGCTTGATTAAAATAAACAATCCTGCTGTTGGCATCGATCACCAGCACACCATCCTCAATGGTATTGAAGAGAGTCTCGAGGAAGCTGCGTTCGCTGGCGAGGCGTTGAACAACAGTTTGCAACCCTTCGGCGTCGAGGCGGTTGATACGGCCTAAGACTTTATCTAAAAAACTGGATTTGGGAGGCATTGTGGAAATGCTGAGCTGCTTATTTTCAAATATCGTGCCGTTGTCACCATTAAAACCATTTTTTCTTCTTAAAATACCAGTAAGTGGCGCCAGTTGAAAGTATCATAATGCCTCCCGCAATGGGATAGGCATGACGCCAGCTCAGTTCCGGCATGTCTTTGAAGTTCATCCCGTACCAGGTGCCAATCATCATCAAGGGGGTGGTGATGACAGTAATTAGAGTGAGCAGTTTGACAACTTCACCGGTTTGGTTGGAAGACATGTTGAGGTAAACCTGCAGAATGCCAGTCAATGAATCGGTGTAGCTTTGTGCCAGTTCTGAAATACGGACAAGGCCATCGTAAACATCACGATAGTACGGCACGAGATCGGCATGAATCACCTTAAACTCACCCCGCGCGACACGGGCCATGACATCCCGTTGCGGGCCCATGATTTGTCGCAATCGATTGACCTTTTTCTTCAGGCGAAGAATTGTATTGAGAGTTTTTTTATTCGGATTCTGCAGAGCCTGGGCTTCCACATTCGCCATTTCCTCTGAAAGTTCGTTCAAGGCGGGATTATAATGGTCAACGACATAGTCCAGGAGGGTATGGGCGATGCGGTCAGGAGAGCGGGCCACATGCGTCGCGCCTTTCAGGCAAAGTTCCTCGGCCGAAGTTATGGGTTGCAGAGGAACATCGTGGTAAGTCACCAGGAATTTCTCTCCCAGGAAAAAATTAAGTTCCTTGGTGGCGAAAAAGCCATTCTTGCGACTGTAATCCACGGCATGAATGACCATGAAGAGGTAAGACGCGAATCGATCATATTCCCCGGGGTTATATTCCTCCACTTTGGGCGTGGGGCTTTCCGCTATACAATCTTCAATGGATAGGGGATGAAAGTGGAATACCTCATCCAATATTTGCCTGGATTCCTCGCCAGTGGCTTTTTCCAGATCGACCCAAAGGAAAAGACTCGCATCCGCAAGCAGCGAGGGCATCAGGTTAATCTGGAAGTCTTTGCTATGCAGTTTTCCCTGAGTGGTGAACGCAAATGAGCGGATCATAGTCCCATGCCAAGATAACGAGAGCTGATGGGATTGGCCAACGAATTCTCCGTCATTGGCGCGGCGAACAAAATTAATTGTCTCGGGGCCTTGCCGGGCAGAAAACTCCCTAGCTGAAACCAATCATCGGAGCTGAGTTGCGCAGGGCGAGTTGGGCGCCGTCGTAAAGACCTTTCCAGACCCACTGGATCGCTGCACGATGGTCGCCATGCAGGGTGAAGCCGGAACGTTGAGTCTTTTCGGGAGCCGCTCTCATTTCCTCATAACCGGGCGGCGTTACGCCAAGATCCAAATCGGATTTTTTTTGAATGTCTTCCAGCTCGGAGATGAGTCCGGGGCAACTTCCAAGAAAGCTCCGCGAACCCAGGCTGTCGACGGTCGGTTCCGGCCGGGGATCGAACAGAAGTGGCAGCCAGATACTGGTTTCCCACCAGGGCAAATTTTTCAACCGGGTGCTTTTCAAGGCCTGGTTGGAATCCTTAAAGCCCTCAATCTTGGCGACATGATCCAGGAAGAGGCAAAGTGAGGGAAGGTTGAGCAAGTTGATGGTGGCTACCTCCTGTGTGTTCTGCCAGACAGGAGGATTTTCGACGCCCACCGATTTGGCTGCGGATGCGGTGGCAGCCTTCAATTTATCAGGCAGTTTACCTATTGATAATTCCATTGTGTTTGTTTGGATCTAAAACTGGATGCAAGATGCTCCGTTAAGACACTGTGGTCTTGGTGGGGGGGCGTCGTCAAATTTTGATTGAGGGTTTTGGGGGGAATTTTCCGGACGTGCCGGATGAAGGCAGGGCCAGGACGTTCCCTGCAATACAATAATTCGAACTCTCAACCTCCTGGCTTTGCACTGATCGGGCTATGCTGAGAAGAATGGCAAGCTACAGGCTACAACCGCTTTAAAGTGGGAGGGCTGCCAGAGGTGGTGACTCCGGACTGGCAGGCGGAGATGCCAGGATCGAGTAGTTTGAGGTGCCAACCACCCGAGCGGCGATCAGGTTGAGTGGTGTAGCCCTTGCTTTTCAAGGCGCAGGCGATGCGGAAGATGTTGCTCAGCATGATGGGCGGGCTGAACATTGAGGGGACCAGAACGCCTTGGCGTCCAGGTTGTGAATACAACTGGTGCAAGATGAGGTCCTCCATTTTTTTATCGTCTTTGGCATCCATAGCTTTGGGTACTCCAAATATTACGGGGTTGACGCGCGAACTTCCTGATTGAAAAAGTGAAGCAGACTTTGGCGGCGATGGCAAGGGTATTGCACTATTAAA
Coding sequences within it:
- a CDS encoding sigma-54-dependent transcriptional regulator, which codes for MKLTEKPMLLIVDDEKPTRDGLRAALEDRYDVYVAEDAKAAMELLEREHFTILLTDFRLPNEDGMKLITRAKSLSKPPICILMTAYGSEELAVDAMKRGADDYIAKGRLQIDELEMRIARAVRQQDLEVENASLRAQLETRFGMENIVGESPAMQEVFDAVRQVAPHRSTVLLLGESGTGKELIARAIHQLSPRSKQSMVTVHCAGLPPTLLESELFGHEKGAFTGAHERRIGRIEQAQGGTLFFDEIGEIDASTQVKLLRFLGERTFERLGSNKTLTADVRLIAATNKNLEEMVKAGTFREDLFFRLSIVPIRLPPLRERAGDIPLLAQGFLSEFATEMGKPVKDYTAEALEALINYPWPGNVRELRAAIEHAVVLCRGDRITLRDLPPSTRSGGGGTALAGDPKKNLATNDMTVKEAEKQLILRALKEANGNRTLAAAKIGMSRRTLHRKLHSYHLEGF
- a CDS encoding two-component system sensor histidine kinase NtrB encodes the protein MPPKSSFLDKVLGRINRLDAEGLQTVVQRLASERSFLETLFNTIEDGVLVIDANSRIVYFNQAVTQLLGLKSDDAEGRPISDFLPEMNWKKLAAMDTAGGQRVVRHEFEVNFPRPRFIRLYAAPLDGEAVGTSGLALILHDATEARQKTFEAIESERVQALTLLAASVAHEIGNPLNALHIHLQLMERELKKLRSLPTEQVATGGLRARRAARAQASTVSDDLSEITAKMEQYLGVAKGEINRLDYIITQFLQALRPTPPQLKPTSLNEVVEKTVTLLRPELDNRGLTVKEKLLRQLPSAPIDSVQLQQVLVNLFKNAMQAMTKGGVLTLQTGKGLDGVWVSVADTGGGIPQEQINRIFDPFYTTKKKGSGLGLMIVQRIVRAHNGRIELESHVGRGTTFRIWLPLHERSPRLLNDASTDKK
- the corA gene encoding magnesium/cobalt transporter CorA; translated protein: MIRSFAFTTQGKLHSKDFQINLMPSLLADASLFLWVDLEKATGEESRQILDEVFHFHPLSIEDCIAESPTPKVEEYNPGEYDRFASYLFMVIHAVDYSRKNGFFATKELNFFLGEKFLVTYHDVPLQPITSAEELCLKGATHVARSPDRIAHTLLDYVVDHYNPALNELSEEMANVEAQALQNPNKKTLNTILRLKKKVNRLRQIMGPQRDVMARVARGEFKVIHADLVPYYRDVYDGLVRISELAQSYTDSLTGILQVYLNMSSNQTGEVVKLLTLITVITTPLMMIGTWYGMNFKDMPELSWRHAYPIAGGIMILSTGATYWYFKKKKWF